From one Leishmania major strain Friedlin complete genome, chromosome 33 genomic stretch:
- a CDS encoding putative RNA-binding protein: MLRRSFAPLLTRASAVCLQGWGKTGSGSGWGSAGDSTSAGGWGSAGDSTSAGGWGSAGDSTSAGGWGSAGDSTSAGGWGSAGDSTSAGRWGSAGDSTSAGGWGSAGDSTSAGRWGSAGGRGRGRGSRGKSGWGARDSSDGWGGGRGGGHSGWGGDGGWKDAPTGDRQRGARGSFRRGRGGSGGGVWGQPAAADEDAWNAAPPSFQPPVRRVDPLTLTAVEVEVDGVKKLVGQRVQVSGLSDETTWHTLKDHLRQAGDITFCRLFSGGRGMVEFAVPEDAARCITELQASELEGATLYLREDREDTVLINTRRKIRDARDSQLRARKAEAEKSRREKAIAQGDVTNDSAAAQ; the protein is encoded by the coding sequence ATGTTACGCCGCAGCTTTGCACCGTTGCTGACCCGCGCGAGCGCTGTGTGCCTGCAAGGTTGGGGTAAGACCGGCAGTGGCAGTGGATGGGGTAGCGCTGGCGACTCGACCTCCGCAGGCGGATGGGGTAGCGCTGGCGACTCGACCTCCGCAGGCGGATGGGGTAGCGCTGGTGACTCGACCTCCGCAGGCGGATGGGGTAGCGCTGGTGACTCGACCTCCGCAGGCGGATGGGGTAGCGCTGGCGACTCGACCTCCGCAGGCAGGTGGGGTAGCGCTGGTGACTCGACCTCCGCAGGCGGATGGGGTAGCGCTGGCGACTCGACCTCCGCAGGCAGGTGGGGTAGTGCTGGCGGTCGCGGCCGCGGTCGCGGGTCGCGTGGAAAGAGCGGCTGGGGCGCTAGGGACAGCTCTGATGGCTGGGGCGgggggcgaggcggcggtcaTTCGGGCTGGGGTGGTGACGGTGGCTGGAAAGACGCGCCAACTGGAGACCggcagcgcggtgcgcgtggtaGCTTTCGGCGCGGtcgcggtggcagtggtggtggcgtaTGGGGACAgccagccgctgctgacgaGGACGCGTGGAATGCAGCACCACCCAGCTTCCAACCACCGGTGCGCCGAGTTGACCCGCTGACGCTTACGGCAGttgaggtggaggtggatgGTGTGAAAAAGCTAGTtgggcagcgcgtgcaggtgtCGGGTTTGTCGGACGAAACCACGTGGCACACCTTGAAGGACCACCTCCGGCAGGCCGGCGACATCACGTTCTGCCGCCTCTTCTCTGGCGGTCGGGGCATGGTGGAGTTCGCTGTCCCCGAAGATGCCGCCCGCTGCATCACGGAACTGCAGGCTTCTGAGCTGGAGGGAGCTACGCTGTACCTCCGCGAAGACCGCGAGGATACCGTACTCATCAACACGAGGCGCAAGATCCGAGATGCTCGTGATTCTCAGCTTCGCGCGCGCAAGGCGGAGGCCGAGAAGTCGCGCCGCGAGAAGGCGATAGCCCAGGGCGACGTCACCAACgactcggcagcagcgcagtaA
- the TDR1 gene encoding thiol-dependent reductase 1: protein MAARALKLYVSATCPFCHRVEIVAREKQVSYDRVAVGLREEMPQWYKQINPRETVPTLEVGNAEKRFVFESMLIAQYLDNSGAPAGALMGASSAQRHQIEFFLAQVGDFIAAAHGLLRDPLSGEKRKAVDDNAAYVDGLLAANQTTGPYYCDGEFTMADVALVPFLVRLKPALMYYAGYDVFCKAPRMKVLWAAAAQRTSVRETSPTAAQCIENYRHLVPESAPMMGANGGHVLYSNLFCPFVDRARLACELRKFQVHTVEVPLHPEPEWYKYINPRDTVPALFTPSGEAVHESQLIVQYIDCVATEGTALVPRGDAEKEYEVGFFVENAGYFVGGLMSWIIRGGEDAKAELQWAAGELEQQLAKHPFGEGPFFGGKRMNAGDVAILPFLVRAKAFMPEFSGGYDLFAHFPLLNVLAEAGMAAPEAKAVFRTLEEYKEHIRQRQRRAQGG, encoded by the coding sequence AtggccgcgcgcgcgctaAAGCTGTACGTGTCGGCGACGTGCCCGTTCTGTCACCGCGTGGAGATCGTTGCGCGGGAGAAGCAGGTCTCCTACGATCGGGTTGCTGTTGGGCTTCGCGAGGAGATGCCGCAATGGTACAAGCAGATCAACCCGCGTGAGACAGTGCCGACGCTGGAGGTCGGCAATGCGGAGAAGCGGTTTGTGTTCGAGTCGATGCTGATCGCGCAGTACCTGGACAACAGTGGCGCGCCCGCGGGTGCGCTGATGGGTGCCTCGTCGGCGCAACGACACCAGATTGAGTTCTTCCTCGCCCAGGTCGGCGATTTcattgctgctgcgcacgggcTACTCCGCGACCCGCTGAGTGGTGAGAAGCGCAAGGCCGTGGATGACAACGCGGCGTACGTGGACGGGCTGCTCGCGGCGAACCAGACGACGGGGCCATACTACTGCGACGGCGAGTTCACGATGGCGGACGTTGCGCTTGTGCCGTTCCTGGTGCGACTGAAACCTGCTCTGATGTACTACGCCGGGTACGACGTGTTCTGCAAGGCGCCACGAATGAAGGTGCTGtgggccgctgctgctcaacGCACATCTGTGCGTGAgacgtcgccgacggcggcacagTGCATCGAGAACTACCGCCACCTGGTTCCGGAGAGCGCGCCAATGATGGGCGCCAATGGCGGGCACGTGCTGTACAGCAATCTTTTCTGTCCTTTTGTGGACCGCGCACGCCTCGCGTGTGAGCTGCGCAAGTTCCAGGTGCACACGGtggaggtgccgctgcatccAGAGCCGGAGTGGTACAAATATATCAATCCCCGCGATACGGTGCCTGCGCTATTTACGCCGAGCGGCGAGGCTGTACACGAGTCGCAGCTGATTGTTCAGTACATCGACTGCGTGGCGACGGAGGGTACTGCGCTGGTGCCGCGTGGggacgcggagaaggagtACGAGGTGGGTTTCTTCGTGGAAAACGCTGGGTATTTCGTTGGAGGACTGATGTCGTGGATCATCCGTGGTGGCGAGGATGCGAAGGCTGAGCTTCAGTGGGCTGCTGGCgagctcgagcagcagctggcgaaACACCCGTTTGGTGAGGGCCCCTTCTTCGGCGGCAAGAGGATGAACGCTGGCGATGTGGCCATTCTACCTTTCCTGGTCCGTGCAAAGGCGTTTATGCCGGAGTTTAGTGGCGGGTACGATCTCTTCGCCCACTTTCCGCTGCTGAATGTGCTGGCAGAGGCTGGCATGGCGGCaccggaggcgaaggcggtgTTTCGTACACTCGAGGAGTACAAGGAGCACATCCGTCAGCGTCAACGGAGGGCCCAGGGCGGGTAA
- a CDS encoding adenosine deaminase-like protein: protein MEANGAGTPEERAGQLRWIADHLWSDTPHGAVHRAVEAQPQSVWLQLWHRAIADGARRPGPSCAVAAASEQEANWKGKESAIVVAAFVLSIPYRECPCAEEAGVVESGAKAAVRRYVCVSLGSGSRCLAAHDAPPSDAGAKMRRLLELRDGHAEVMARRGFIAFLLGIAEASARCSDRAYADLFLRRRSGDCDVATAVGASGSPQWELRETAAVHFVCTRWMCGSLAAVAGGSGRSGHLLLRAACGCWLDPTVQSEVSANEADCESCTVTHVDRHTLAAHYSPLNGAAPLLHAARVKPGKGRANLSMSCTDKVWRWYALGVQGRRRAPIFPVPMRLSSIHVLHPPFKELGDLQAAVDNAAVTFQWRSRRWWPHKDRDVSLPPTPKLAFFSSADFAATSPLVAAKLHDASVSIDSSYSRSRWLCVRSAVASRKRGRDEEAEVPALGSAMCSWQCFRSGGDHDCSLVLNTKAGLPRGMTGRALARRCSTSLEIPWQQCPLSRPWMHHRVRQLQASLTEIALISASVKANAAPASYATAAAGERDAQTIIADAEDLSMSQRVHHHHLQPLGTGEDSIRLLWASSSHMDGADLPLDATENFKGSP from the coding sequence ATGGAGGCGaacggcgccggcacgccagaggagagagcggggcAGCTTAGGTGGATTGCCGATCATTTGTGGAGCGACACCCCTCATGGCGCCGTGCACCGTGCAGTGGAGGCGCAGCCCCAGTCGGTGTGGCTCCAGCTGTGGCATCGAGCTATAGCGGACGGTGCACGGCGGCCGGGGCCGTCctgtgcggtggcggctgcatCGGAGCAGGAAGCAAACTGGAAGGGAAAGGAAAGTGCCATTGTTGTGGCTGCTTTTGTACTCAGCATCCCATACCGTGAATGCCCGTGCGCCGAAGAAGCAGGGGTCGTGGAGAGCGGTGCGAAAGCGGCAGTGCGGCGctacgtgtgtgtctcgctCGGATCAGGCTCCCGCTGCCTTGCCGCGCACGATGCACCCCCGTCTGACGCAGGCGCGAAAATGAGACGACTCCTTGAACTACGTGACGGCCATGCCGAGGTGATGGCGCGTCGTGGCTTTATTGCGTTTCTGCTTGGGATAGCGGAGGcgagcgcacgctgcagtgACCGCGCGTACGCCGATCTCTTTCTAcgcagacgcagcggcgactgcgATGTCGCCACGGCGGTCGGCGCTTCGGGCTCCCCGCAGTGGGAGCTGCGAGAGACAGCTGCAGTGCACTTCGTATGCACTCGATGGATGTGCGGCTCGCtggctgccgtggcgggAGGCTCAGGCCGTAGCGGACACCTCCTATTGCGCGCTGCCTGTGGCTGCTGGCTCGACCCCACCGTGCAATCGGAGGTTTCAGCAAACGAGGCGGATTGCGAGTCTTGCACAGTCACGCATGTTGACAGACACACTTTGGCTGCTCACTACTCGCCGCTCAACGGGGCTGCACCGCTCTTGCACGCTGCACGTGTGAAACCCGGCAAAGGACGTGCAAACCTCTCGATGTCTTGCACCGATAAAGTCTGGCGGTGGTATGCGCTGGGGGTGCAAGGCCGTCGCCGAGCCCCTATCTTTCCTGTGCCAATGCGGCTGTCCTCCATTCACGTTCTGCATCCTCCATTTAAGGAGTTGGGGGATTTGCAGGCAGCGGTGGATAATGCAGCGGTCACCTTCCAGTGGCGAAGTCGTAGGTGGTGGCCTCACAAGGACAGAGACGTGTCACTGCCACCGACTCCAAAGCTCGCCTTCTTTAGCAGTGCCGACTTTGCCGCTACAAGTCCGCTGGTAGCCGCGAAGTTACACGATGCTAGTGTGTCCATTGACAGCAGCTACTCGCGTAGCCGGTGGCTGTGCGTCAGGTCTGCAGTGGCTAGCCGAAAACGTGGCCgtgacgaggaggcggaggtacCGGCTTTAGGCAGCGCTATGTGCAGCTGGCAGTGCTTCCGTTCTGGAGGAGACCATGACTGTTCTCTCGTGCTGAACACGAAGGCTGGGCTGCCGCGGGGAATGACAGGACGCGCGTtggcgcgacgctgcagcacgtcGTTAGAGATACCATGGCAGCAGTGTCCCCTCTCCCGTCCGTGGATGCATCATCGCGTACGGCAGCTACAGGCGTCCCTCACAGAGATTGCACTGATCTCTGCATCCGTGAAGGCGAATGCCGCTCCGGCATCGTACGCCacggctgcagctggtgAACGTGATGCTCAGACGATCATTGCTGACGCAGAGGATCTTTCCATGAGCCAGCGTGTGCATCACCATCACCTGCAGCCATTGGGCACTGGTGAAGACTCCATACGGCTTCTCTGGGCATCATCATCGCACATGGATGGCGCTGATCTACCCCTGGACGCCACGGAGAACTTCAAAGGCTCGCCGTGA